From the Selenomonas sp. oral taxon 920 genome, the window ATGGCAGAACCCGCAGACGAAGAGCAATAAGAAGATGCTCGGATGGGAGCGCACCTTCGGCAGGATTCAGCTTACGGGCGGTGTCACCTACAAAAAGGATAAATGGACATCGTCGCTCTCGGCCTCCTATCTCGCCGATCGTGTGCAGTCGCCGTCCGATGCGCCGGCATATCGCTCGAAGCCGTATCTGCTCACAACGTGGAATACGACCTATGCGCCGAATGAGAACAGTGAACTCAGCCTCCGTATCGACAACGTGCTCAATCGTAATGACACCACGATGCACAGTGGATCGGCGTATTACGTTGCGCCGATCAACTATCTCCTCAGTTACAGCTGCAAGTTCTAGGGGCATTTATGCTTACACTGACGAATCTCTCCAATGCTGACTGCGATGTGGAGAACGTTCTCGAAAACGATACGGATGCCATTCCTGCCATCATGCGGGAGCACGAACTTGACGGCATTGAGTTCATGATCTGCGGACCGTGGGACCGTGTCATGCATCCTCCGCAATACATTAAGGGGGTGCACCTCCTGTTTTGGCCGTGCTGGCTGGATTTCTGGCGCGGCAACCGCGCGGCACTCATGGAGGAGTTCGGAAGCGAGGAGAATATCCGTGCCTACTACGGCTCTTTGCACGTCGGCGATTGGATCGCTGCGTGGAAGGAGAACCTGCGGCAGGCGGCAGAATGTCAGCCGCAGTATCTCGTCCTGCACGTCGCGCACAATCGCACATCCGAGATGTATAGGCGTGCATTTGCCGCGACGAATGAGGATGTCATTCGTGCGACGATCGAACTTGTGAATGAAATCGCGTGCGAAATCCCTGAGGGATGCAGACTCCTCTTTGAAAACCTCTGGTGGCCGGGGTTGACTTTTTGTCAGCCGCATCTGGCTGCCATGCTCTTGGAGAAGGTCAATTATCCCGCTGTTGGCTTTATGCTCGATACGGGGCATCTGATGAATACGAATCTTGATCTGCGGAGCGAAGCAGACGGCGCGGCGTATGTGACGAAGATCTATCAGAATCTCGGCGAGGTTGGGAAGCACGTCTATGGCTTACATCTGCACCGATCGCTTTCCGGTTCGTATGTACGGGAGATGATGCACCGCCATGCAGGCTCGTGCGATCCTCTGGGCTGGCAGACGGCGATGGACTATGTCGTGCGTGTGGATCGACATGAGCCGTTTCGGACAGAGGCGGCACGCCGTATCCTTGATGCTGTGCAGCCGGACTATCTCGTGCACGAGTTTTTGCAGCGTTCGCGTACGGATTGGGAGCAGAAAATTCGTATACAGC encodes:
- a CDS encoding TIM barrel protein; translation: MLTLTNLSNADCDVENVLENDTDAIPAIMREHELDGIEFMICGPWDRVMHPPQYIKGVHLLFWPCWLDFWRGNRAALMEEFGSEENIRAYYGSLHVGDWIAAWKENLRQAAECQPQYLVLHVAHNRTSEMYRRAFAATNEDVIRATIELVNEIACEIPEGCRLLFENLWWPGLTFCQPHLAAMLLEKVNYPAVGFMLDTGHLMNTNLDLRSEADGAAYVTKIYQNLGEVGKHVYGLHLHRSLSGSYVREMMHRHAGSCDPLGWQTAMDYVVRVDRHEPFRTEAARRILDAVQPDYLVHEFLQRSRTDWEQKIRIQQCALGIL